From the genome of Cellvibrio japonicus Ueda107, one region includes:
- a CDS encoding transglutaminase-like domain-containing protein has product MTQGIQTITMDSFRGGFFTRAIATLTLFFFTFVFYANPVAAAVANELNNEDQREAALEAAIETTPEKKLSHRLAKLRDKIVLELPQAIAQRDAEQNWFQRAFASIFSDGPLTSSELTELQSLKASIDDAYQEAITAFETEAAQFEQDATAAGNELSADVKQLIQSRHAEALEHIKNRYAQTQQQLTVLINAQSASAQEQALEQLNQSLEQEQFKPTHTPATPDSLPWKAPDESVREPVDNPQDLQVNLGINPYAKYAQLAQAGDTDPGLIAQAMANAANAELQAALTENIEVQLTPEIRALAAELNNNSIEIYTWVHNNIRYIPSHGSIQGAQHTLETKQGNAIDTASLLIALLRAANIPARYAYGTVEMPAEKVMNWVGGAQVPEAAQGILGMGGVPTIGIIEGGKIAKFKLEHVWVEAYVDYFPSRGMVEKVGDSWIPMDASFKQYDFTEGMNVAEQMPFDTEALVNTIQNKAIVNEEEGWIQSVPHADIEIQFAQFQEQLKSYIENQNPEATLGDVLGLQKIKILPPRPLAAGLPYNRIITSQTFSEVPNNLRHKFKYTLATENYGYSDSPFITIEEPTVKLAGKTLALSFKPTAKSDEDIIKAAIPTPDENGSVDPKKLPKTLPGYLINMTAEFTVNGEVVHSGVAGKMGGELYETMGLWSPKDSWESSVNHPIIGEYRAIGLNLQGIATHQVAKLKQDLENVKNKLQGSDADQLNSISRHELLGNLLFGTVLNYFALNDLQDRLAAQNSNMLTYRLPSYGTFSTVVSPQYWFGIPRNVGVGGLNMDIDHVKQHRVSKSNNNLDAITFSKNVGSRWSAMEHLVPEQMFGAESNNVQGVSAIKALTVASNQGQKIWTISKSNLGIALNRININAAAKNDIRNAVNAGKIATVHEGRVSVGNWIGEGYTLIDPKTGAGAYMISGGANGGFLSDEWSSYLTIGGLLIGVAGLLFTAPLLIFASAIISLVLALDGFLKFEEQIEGTKCENSGALELYAGLVIGAAILGFLLAGLAGFAILAWIGFLGGGAIAGSFLPKKGICT; this is encoded by the coding sequence ATGACCCAAGGAATACAAACTATCACCATGGACAGCTTTCGTGGTGGCTTCTTTACCCGCGCAATTGCAACACTGACCTTATTCTTTTTTACCTTTGTGTTCTATGCCAACCCGGTAGCAGCAGCGGTTGCCAACGAGCTTAATAATGAAGATCAGCGTGAGGCCGCACTGGAAGCGGCGATAGAAACTACGCCTGAGAAAAAACTCAGCCATCGGTTGGCAAAACTGCGCGATAAAATTGTGCTTGAATTACCGCAAGCGATTGCGCAACGGGATGCAGAGCAAAACTGGTTCCAGCGTGCTTTCGCCAGTATTTTCAGTGATGGCCCACTCACCAGTAGTGAATTGACTGAATTGCAGAGCCTAAAAGCCAGTATTGATGATGCTTATCAGGAAGCTATCACCGCTTTTGAAACCGAGGCCGCGCAATTTGAACAAGATGCCACTGCCGCCGGTAATGAATTAAGTGCAGACGTAAAACAACTGATCCAGTCACGCCATGCCGAAGCACTGGAACATATCAAAAATCGTTACGCGCAAACCCAGCAGCAATTAACGGTATTGATCAACGCGCAATCCGCCAGTGCCCAAGAGCAAGCATTAGAACAATTAAACCAATCACTGGAACAAGAGCAATTCAAACCTACGCATACACCTGCTACGCCAGATAGTCTTCCGTGGAAAGCCCCGGATGAATCTGTGCGTGAGCCGGTGGACAACCCACAGGATTTGCAGGTCAATTTAGGTATTAATCCCTACGCTAAATATGCTCAACTGGCACAAGCCGGTGACACTGATCCTGGTCTGATTGCACAAGCGATGGCTAATGCTGCCAATGCTGAATTGCAAGCCGCATTAACGGAAAATATTGAAGTCCAGTTGACACCGGAAATCAGAGCGCTTGCTGCTGAACTCAATAATAACAGCATCGAGATTTACACCTGGGTACACAACAACATCCGTTACATTCCCAGTCATGGTTCCATACAGGGTGCACAGCACACTCTGGAAACCAAACAAGGTAACGCGATTGATACAGCGAGCTTGTTGATCGCGTTGTTACGTGCAGCCAACATTCCTGCGCGTTATGCCTACGGCACTGTAGAAATGCCAGCAGAAAAAGTAATGAACTGGGTGGGTGGTGCGCAAGTACCCGAAGCCGCTCAAGGTATATTGGGTATGGGTGGTGTACCTACTATAGGAATAATTGAAGGTGGCAAGATTGCCAAATTCAAATTGGAGCATGTGTGGGTAGAGGCATACGTTGATTACTTTCCCAGTCGTGGCATGGTGGAAAAAGTCGGTGATAGCTGGATTCCGATGGATGCGAGCTTCAAGCAATACGATTTCACTGAAGGTATGAATGTGGCAGAGCAGATGCCGTTTGATACCGAAGCTCTTGTTAACACTATTCAAAACAAAGCTATTGTAAATGAGGAGGAGGGCTGGATACAGAGTGTACCACACGCTGATATTGAGATTCAGTTTGCTCAATTTCAGGAGCAGTTAAAAAGTTATATTGAAAACCAGAATCCCGAAGCAACATTGGGTGATGTTTTGGGATTGCAGAAAATTAAAATTCTCCCACCAAGGCCACTAGCTGCTGGTTTGCCCTATAACCGCATTATTACCAGCCAAACTTTCAGTGAAGTACCTAACAACCTTCGTCATAAATTTAAATACACATTGGCTACTGAGAATTACGGTTATTCGGATTCGCCATTTATTACTATTGAAGAACCCACAGTAAAACTGGCGGGTAAAACTCTGGCATTAAGTTTTAAGCCTACTGCAAAATCGGATGAAGACATTATTAAGGCTGCGATACCTACACCTGATGAGAATGGCTCTGTTGATCCAAAAAAACTTCCTAAAACATTACCAGGTTATTTGATTAATATGACCGCAGAGTTCACAGTTAACGGTGAAGTTGTTCATTCCGGTGTTGCTGGAAAAATGGGGGGTGAGCTTTATGAGACTATGGGTTTGTGGAGTCCGAAGGATAGTTGGGAGAGCAGTGTTAATCATCCAATAATCGGTGAATATCGAGCTATTGGTTTGAACTTGCAGGGTATAGCAACTCATCAAGTTGCCAAATTAAAACAAGACCTTGAAAATGTAAAAAATAAATTACAAGGTTCGGATGCTGATCAATTAAATTCAATTTCTCGGCATGAGCTGTTGGGGAATTTATTATTTGGAACCGTTTTGAATTATTTTGCTTTGAATGATCTGCAAGATCGATTGGCTGCACAGAATTCAAATATGTTGACATATCGTTTGCCAAGTTACGGAACATTTAGCACTGTTGTATCTCCACAATATTGGTTTGGTATTCCAAGGAATGTTGGTGTTGGTGGCCTAAATATGGATATTGATCATGTTAAGCAACATCGTGTTAGTAAAAGTAACAATAATTTAGATGCCATTACTTTTAGTAAGAATGTAGGTAGTAGATGGAGTGCTATGGAGCATTTAGTTCCAGAACAAATGTTTGGAGCAGAGTCGAACAATGTTCAGGGGGTTAGTGCTATAAAAGCGTTAACAGTTGCCTCTAATCAAGGACAAAAAATTTGGACTATATCCAAGTCAAATTTAGGAATTGCCTTAAATAGAATAAATATCAATGCTGCGGCAAAAAATGATATCCGTAATGCTGTAAACGCAGGGAAAATTGCTACTGTACATGAGGGGCGTGTGTCTGTAGGTAATTGGATCGGTGAAGGGTATACATTAATTGATCCTAAAACTGGTGCCGGTGCTTATATGATATCAGGTGGTGCAAATGGTGGTTTTTTAAGTGATGAGTGGTCATCGTATTTGACAATAGGTGGGTTGTTAATTGGAGTTGCGGGGTTATTATTCACTGCGCCACTGCTAATATTTGCATCTGCTATTATTTCATTGGTGCTTGCGCTTGATGGTTTTTTAAAATTCGAGGAGCAAATTGAAGGAACAAAATGTGAGAATAGTGGAGCATTGGAACTGTATGCGGGGTTAGTTATAGGTGCTGCGATATTAGGATTTCTACTTGCTGGGCTTGCTGGGTTTGCAATTTTAGCTTGGATTGGCTTCCTTGGTGGAGGTGCTATCGCTGGATCATTTTTGCCAAAGAAAGGTATTTGTACTTAA